The DNA sequence AACTTCTTCTAGAGAAACATCAATCTTACTAATAAGTTTCCAACAAATTGTTATGCTCCCTTTAATTGTTAACTTGTTTGCCTCCAGCCATTAGAATTGagatattattattacattattttggacTATTCTCATCACAATGTTATGTATGACATTATTGAGAATCTTGGTTTTGTGAAAATTGGCCTATGATGATACCAAGCCATACAAAAAATTCTCCATAAATTCAGGTTAAAAATCATTCTATAACGCTTAAGCCATAAAAGGAAAGTAACAATTGTGTTATGTCTGTCGTCAAATTTCTcttgtttaatatatatatatttttttatgcgtTTGTTTAATGTGGTGTGATTGTATGCTCAATgctcattaattaatatttgtatatgAAAATCTCTCGGATGTTTaggattttcttttgattttcccAAATCAAAAGAAGGAAATAAAGAATGGATTTGGTGATGGGAATCATGTTCTGAAAGACCTAGAATTGTGATTAGAGGCAACTCAAGGGTAGGGTAGGCATCCAAATTTGTTAATAGGAAGTGTTTAGGCTTGGACCACGTCTTGGTTGGGGGGCATTTTTTCTCAACTATGTGCCTCGTTTGCTCCACTATTGTCTTACCTTCAAATTTGGGGTCCACAACACATCATGATTCATGGCCTCCATTCGCATTATATGTTcttttttaaagaagaaaaaaaaactaagtggGCCGATTAACTTGTCCCACAAAAGGATTTTGAAGCCCGTGACATGCTTCCACACAACAAACACTGAATGTGAATTAAACTATCAAAGTCgacctcaattaaaaaatatataaaaaattacagcCACGAAAACAGTCAAAACATTGTCACTGGAGAGAGGGATATCAGTTATGTTTGTTTCAAGGCATAGTAGTCAGTATATGAACAATAAGAATGAAATATACAATGGAGAGACACtgaaaatattattgaattgaGATACTACCCCGTTGATCTTCAAATATTATGCatcgtattttttttaacaactagTATATATGTGTCTTCTCCATTCATCATAAGGTGTTTTTCAATACAAGTgaaatattaagaaatatatatgaaaataatattattttagtttaataaattaattaaatataaatgataaagatatttaaaacttataatttaataaaaaattaattgtaaagaAACTATTTTATTGATGATCTGTAGACATCACATTGTGTCTTATGTTAATTAAACAGATCcgtattgattatttttttttcttttaatgaataACTGATTGAAAAGGTgtaaatagtttaatttaatatggAAAAACAGAAGACGTAAAtcacaaattgaaaaaaaaaactatgacaTGACTACATGAGAGAAAAAGTACGTAGATATATTATATAACTCTTAGaaattttgtgtaaaaaaaaaactcttagaaaattaataactcaaatttattatataagaaataGTAATAGTTTATACTCAAAGCACTTCTTTACATCTTTATTAACCTAAAGTTGTAAATTAATCTTTTCAACGCAATTAAATTACGTAAATGACCTTTGTGAGGGAGCAATAGCAAGCAAAGAGGAGAGACTTCTGGGGATTCAACTGCTTCAATTACAAATGCAGAGAGGATCACtttctatttcaaaaaaaaaaatctaaaaaatactgccaacatgtatttttttttccagcaaCATGTTATCTATTTAAAACTCATGGAATGGCGTGACTctcatttaatcattttttttcttcagaatTTCGTAAATTCCAAGAAACTTTAAGCAAGGTAAAAATGTGTGTATTGTCAGCAATATTCTGAGACAAACAAACCaaatctgtcaaaaaaaaaagaactttgcCACTAATATATCAAACTTTGCCTTGTTGATCATTTCTCTTCCCGAGGTTAATTAGTTGTTTCATGTCGatacttttaaatttcataacaatAATGTTATCCTTTATTGTCTCTTGTTCATGCAGGCAAGAAAGCTTATTCAGCTATTCTATTTGAACATTATATATGTACAATGCATGGTCATGTTTGTAAGCGAAGTGACATGGCATTGAATTATCTTATATGAAAAAGTTCATCGTATCATTATCGTTAGTGAGAATATCATTAAGAACTTAAGCTTAAGtatctatatataattatatggaTTAGATTTATAATTGCCAATTCTCACAATAAATACGTGTCTTGCATATAAGCTGTACTAGTATACATGATTTCATTGAGTTCAATAAAGATGAAAGAAGGATTCAATGCTTTGATTTCATTGGTGTACATTGTATGTAATATCTTCTTCCGAAAGATGTGCATCTTTATCTAATTTGTGAATGCTACTAGCAGGCCATGTTCCGTTGTCGGGGATGGGGAACACCCACTGGAAGGGAGTATTCTTTTTTATGTAATCTATTTTTCCCTatgtaaattaacaaattttaaaatttattttgataactatttatagattttttttaagtgaagaaaaaaaatagaaacgaCAATCGCAATACATAATATGCAATTAATCTGAATGTAGGAGCAGTGTTACTTATCAGGATGTCTATGCAGCAGCAACAAAGGAATTTAGAAAGAAGGTAAAAGATGATGCGTGTGAAACTTGTCGCATGTTTGTTACTTTTTCCTAAAGAATGAACATTTTACTTTATTACTTCAATAAGTCCTTCGGCAAGAAAAATGTAGGTGCTTGTGACATCAATCCGATCGAAGTAATAGGTAAACATTTGTTTGGCTCACACGATGATAAAGTTAGAGGCCAACCTGGTAATGAGAAATATGTTTGCACTGACTATTTGAGGTATATTAACAATTCAAACCATTAAAAAAGATACAATTAGTCAGATATGTGTTATCTAATGACCTATTATATGAGTACGTGAAAGTAAGTTTATACAATTATTATTACCGCTTTTGTTATATGACTTCCCTTCCGTTTAATGCAGGGATGACAAAAAGTATAGACCCATTCATGAACTAGTAATCAAACTCACTCCCAATAGCACACACATTTAGAAAGAGCGAGAGCATATACATTATGAAGCACAGACTgaataaattacataataaagATATCGAAAAAGTTAATCTAAAAGTGACGTGTTAAGTGCACGAGAAGAAGTATATATCATGCATCGGTTTAATTTAAAGTACATCATGACTCTTGATCTTAATCCACTAAATTTCAAGGCTAGACATGCCCTTGTGCATTTTATAGATAAGCTCATTTTAGATATTTATCCTAAAGATAAGACCTCTTCCCAGATATGCACCAGTGGTCATAACTGTCaagatatattaaaaacaatGGTCACAAATTAATGCTATTCACATGATagagattcaaaattcaaataaaatgtcacatatatacttaaaaaaaatccttctaaTGTATGAAGGAAAAAACAACTTTGGGCTATTCGACTTCATTCTTGCAAGCACAGAATATGTTCATTGGATTACAAAGTTCAAggaactaataattaataacgtTACCAAGTGCAATATTTGCTCAATTGTGTAATATGCGAAGAAAGAAGAGGTCGACTATACTTTCAAAAGAAATTTCTAATCATAATCTCAAATTAATAAGCAACATCTCGAACCCATCTCAACTTCCATACCTTCACAGTATTGTCACAACCACCTGAGCACAGCTTCTGTACAGGAGAGCATATTTCTGGAATCAACACACCCACCATTTAAACAGTTAGCTTCAActaatcacattttttaattcatcGTTATAAACCATTAAATATGATATACGGCTAAAATTTCCATagaatatagaaaaatataactaaaaacaaataGGATATACTCCGATAACATAAAAGATTTTGTTTTGTCAACTAGTTATAaaccaattaatttaattcattattaattttttgcaaCAACAGATTCAAGAGTactactaataatttttaattagttaaaaatacgTATACGcacaatacattaaaaattaaagtttgactAAAAGAGTAAAGACAAAAGAGGCTCCTTGGGAGATTGGGTTTGTTTAGCTAGGAGTGTTCATTAAATGAACAAATCTAATGTGTGTGGACCCAAAAAATCgattcaaaaattcaaaaattgaataaactGAAAGCtaaatggataaaaaattaaaaacccaaatttttttattaaataggaTCAAATTGGATTTTggagttaaatttaaaaattgatctaatttaatcaaaatcgaACTTgtacatatatacacacacacatatatatatatatatatatatatatatatatatatatatatttatagatttataatatcacttatttttattttttatatatttgtaaaattaacatataacttaatcctatttataaaaaatacatttagttATAGAAATTACCTATTTAAGTTAAGATGggtaaatatattattgttagTTATATAGTcacatataaaatgatattttaaattattttttttattacatttatccaatatatcttatttattatttaatattttctaaaaaaataaaaacaagaataaaattgaaaattaatccAAGTCAAATCACTTTAAATtagatgaaattaaaattttaaactaaactaattaaataataaatcgataaaattaaaatgattagatgatataattttttcttcaaaattgatCAAATTCAATTCACAAACACCACTATCATTAGCACCCAAAGGATGTAAACATAATTTCTTGCTGgtcatctatttattatttataaaatataatcttatgctattttttttcataaaaataatctCACCTTCTTTATTATGATGTTAAGCACGTGCATACAaatataaggattttttttaaatatctctTTAAAATCTTTCTTAATTGTTAAatgtagaaaatattaaatgctttttaatgcattttaacTATTagattagatattttttttatttaatactctacaaaatattaaaaatatttattataagaagattttttttatgcgATTTATGAGAAGATTTATAAAAGAGGATATAGAAAAAAGTCAGAAGATAGGAGAAATGAGtaccaattataaaaaaattatcctcaaAATAGTCAAATTAAAAGTAACAATatcgattaaaaaaaaaaaacgaagaaTAGAGTGGTGACACGAATTTCCATATTAACTTGAAGTTAAACATGGCAATCTGAATTCTGAATCAGCAAGCAAAGGTGAGTTGGAACTACGAGACAAGGCGTAATTTGTCGCATTTAGATGAAACTCACAACTTTACTTGGCACTATTTTTTGGTAAACAAGATCAATATTCGTTAAAGCAGCATTTCTGCGCCAAATCTAGTTAGTTTCCATCGCCAATACAATACGACACCGCTTAATGCAAGTCCTCGTCGTCGTTTAACGCTCACGTTTTCTGTTCTCTGAGAAGGTAAAAAGCGTTAAAACGCAGCATCTCAAACACGCGATTCCGAAGCTTTTCTGCGATCAATGGAGTTCGACCCGATCCCAATCGGTTCGTGCTCCAAAGAACACCAGATGATCTATAAGGAGTGGTTCAATTACGCTGATTCAGGTACAGCACAGCACAGTTCAtctttcaatgattttttttttaaaaatattttttggtcttCTGAAAATATTTCACCGTGCACTTTGTGTTTTCAGATAGCGATGGCCGCATTACGGGGAGTGATGCCACCAAGTTTTTCGCCATGTCCAATTTGCCCCGCGAAGATCTTAAGCAGGTATTCtggttttcctcttttttttttttaactttattatcGTTATTTTGCATTGGAACACTGAATGAATGTAGATAGGAATTGGAGGTAATCGGAATCATGTGccaaaattccaagatatgatTGCTTGGTTAGGGGATAAAGTTAAAAGTGATAAAAGTTGGGCATTATTAACATGACCtaccttttccttctttttggttttcctCATTAGTGACCACTGATTGCCTGAATCAATTGGCATATGGCTGTTTTCAACTTAACTAATGGTCTCAAGTTTGAGCCCTGATTATTCAACTGCGTTAAATATTCAAGCTAAGTTTTCTGTCCATAGTAATTCTATCTAGCTCGAGCAGGACTACCTTCATCCCATGAAGGATACCTGTTGTCtctaccaaaataaataaataaataaagtgagGTGAAATTGGAGTGTACACGCAACTGTAGAAAAGAGATAACACTGAGATTCTATGGTTTTACAAATTGaccaattttttgtttaatgttCATTTATAATCCCATTCGTTTCAaacaatataaaacaaaatgttgtttactttcaatttttatttgttctctTCTCTGCCTATGCTATCAAGCATGCACTGGTGAACTTTGAACTTCCTCTGTCTTTCCTATCTTAATTCCCTCTTCAATTTCACTTTGCTGAGTCAAACTTAGTTGCTGGTCTTGAATCGGGTTGTCCTTTGATTTGGGGAACGCCTCTTATATTTTCCAGTATCtacatttgttttgatttttgcaATTCAGATTCAAATCTGATTCATTGTTGGTATGGAGAATTTTATCCTGTTATTGAACTATATTGTTAATTATCGTCAactatttaaaatgatttttaaaacttttttgcaattgaaatattttttaattacacttATGATGTGACATTTTATGGTCTCCtgataatgtttattttatactgACAATGGATTAATTTTGAACTCTTACAATATAACTCATGTAGAAGTTGCCTTTGGTATTGTTTTATCTCTAACAACTGAAATGGTTTGCGGTTTGGGCATTTGATGGTTGTGTACCTGTGTTGTTAACATAATTAGTTGTTCTTGCTTATAAGTATCTCTGctgtcttctttctttcttgctaACTAAAGCGTTTCTTTGTTTGCTTCTGTCACCAAAATAAGGTGTGGGCTATTGCAGATTCAAAGCGACAAGGATATCTTGGTTTCACTGAATTTATCATTGCTATGCAGGTAAAAATATGTCATGCTTTTTTTGAACTTCAATGCTGATAAATTTCCAAAATCTTACACATCTGAAATGTAGCTAGTTTCTTTGGCTCAATCTGGGCACTCAATAACACCCGATCTGCTGACTAGTGATGGTAagatatgtatgtttaggtttGTCTTCTATTAATTTGTTTGCATAACTTCTTATAATTGTAGCACATTCTTGTAGCTGTACCTGCTTacatattttgatttgattgtcaATGTCTTCTTATAGATTTAATCTAATGGAagcttaacttttatttcagtTGATTTTACAAATGGAAAACCTCCCTCAATGGAGGGTTTGGACGTATTACTAGTTGTAAGTATTTCTTTTTAAGGTCAATTTTTTACAGTGTTAACATTTTTATGCTTATTTAGTGAAAGTTCTGACCACTTGACTTTGTTTACCCAGAAGAAAAAGCATAAACAAAAAGAGGTTGATGCAAATGGTAATATATTTCTCGTTTTACTAAATATGATCATTCagattggttttatttatttattatttgttcttttcttctaaaaatcTAAGTTCAGCAATTAGCAATAATGCAGGTAGTTCTCAATTGCAGCCATCACCATCAAGTAATTGGTTTTCTTCAAAGTCAACAAAAAAGGCAAGCATTTTGTTACTGGtactttgattgattttgtgtGCATTATCCTTACTTTCCAGTCCACTAGAAAGCATACTGAATATTCATTTCAAGTTATCAACTAATAACCAACTTGATTGTCATTCTTTACTTGCTTTAGGTTGTTCTGTTTTCGTTTAGTGTTTTCTTTTGATCTAGTAAAGTATATGTGAGAGGCATCTGGTTTGGTTGTGCTTTgtcttttaagtaattattaggGGCCTGAAACCAACCTAATTATTTGATTTCAATGCAAGTGTGTAACTAATATTATTAGCCAATAATAGTAATGTGCCTGATACTCCACATGTGAATATTGTTGTGTCAGTTTAGAATTGGTATTATCTAGTTTCTTCTCTTTGGCTTAACAAAATGTGCATTTTTGTCTCATGTTGTTGAGAAAAGTCCCACATTGGCTATAGATAAGGCCACAATAGAATATATAAATGAGAGACAACCCTCACTCTATGAGTTAACTTTTGGGATTGAATTAGGTTTAAATTCACATTTTAAGGTGGTATCAAAGCGTATCCTAGATCCATTCAAAGGGTCACCCAATATATTATCCACACACCAAGTTCAAAAGTGTTGGGCGTGAGGGGGTGTATTGGGAAaaacccaagtcccacatcAGCTAGAGATAAAGCCAAGATAGAGTACATAAGTGAGAGACAATCCTCACCCtttgagctagcttttggggttaaGCTAAGTCTAGacccacattctaagatagTATCAAAGCATATCCTAGATCCATTAAACGGGCCACCTACCATGTCATCCACGCACCAAGCCCAATAGTGTTGGGCGTGAGGAAGTGTCCCACATTGGCTAAAGATAAAGCCACAATAGAATATATTAGTGGGAGACAACCCTCATTCTATGAGCTAACTtttagggttgagttaggcccaaaTCCATATTCTAAGACATGTCAATCTAAATATCTAATTTTGTCTCTAATGTTATATGAATCAAGTTAATGTTACCCTAAAGGTCATCCTATAGATATGTTTTCTAGGACCTTTTATCTGTATTTGTTCCCTTTTTACTATTGCCAGTTCTTTAAAATTGTCAAATATTTTGTTAGGTGTTTTTACTTGTATTTGTGGTACATATGTTCATAGGTGCCTCTTTCCTCTGTGACATCAATAATTGACGGCTTGAAGAGACTCTACATTCAGAAGTTGAAGCCATTAGAAGTTACTTACCGTTTTAATGATTTTGTATCCCCATTACTGGTCAGtaagttattttgtttagaaatGACTAGCTACTCCAGATTTACTATCACCTTTCTTTGTGCAGTCATGTTGTTACTATGTTTTAAATATCTACAAAGATATACAATTAGTTTCTTTATTGATTGTAATTCTTTACATATTGTAGACAAATAGTGACTTTGATGCCAAACCAATGGTTATGCTTTTGGGTCAGTACTCAACTGGTAAAACAACATTTATCAAACATCTGCTTAAAAGTAGTTATCCAGGCACGTGATTCTCCTTTCTCTATATCCATATATGTATATGTCACATTGCTTATATCTGATTTatgaagaaataattttaaatgcatttatttattttatttaatattctttgTAAAATTGTAGGATGATTAATAGGAtgatataacatatttttaaaatgttattaatcTTTGTCTTGTTTTTCCCATAAATGTTGATAGGAGCACATATTGGACCTGAGCCAACAACTGATAGGTTTGTTGTTGTCATGGTATGTGTAAGCCAAACCAATTTATCTCCCACGACTCTCTATTACCTTCAacgtttttttagttttaaacttATAAATCAATTTGACTTCTAATTCCTGGCAAGCCTAACATCTTGGTGGAACCTATGAAGCATCAACACTGCTATTTCTTGCAGTGTTGGAATGTCAGTCATACTTCCAAGTTCCAACACTAGCACTCCTTTAATATTTGTATGACATGTGATGTACACTACTAAACtggtgtttaattaattttttgttgatggCTTGGACATGCATTACACATGGTTTGGTCATTCAACCCTGTCAACTGGCACCTAAATATGGCTTGAGACTTAAAAAGACaagactattttaaaaaattgaaaaaatgttttaacttTCAGAAATcaacttaaaatataaagaataattGCCCTGTGTTTGTGTGTCTGTGCTTCATAACATGAAAGTTCTAAAACTTGGCAATCGAACTCAGTAGTTCGTACCATAGCCTTGATGgtttgaattattttcttaataatcCTTTAATCTAGTAGTCATCTTGAAAAAATGAGTTATTGCATTAGTTTTATCTTCTAACTAGCAAAAGATACTGATATACAGTCTGGATCTGATGAGAGAAGCGTTCCTGGAAATACTGTTGCTGTCCAAGCAGACATGCCATTTAGTGGTCTTACAACTTTTGGCACAGcatttttgtcaaaatttgtGTGTTCACAGATGCCTCATCCTGTAAGTTGATCTAGATCTGTTCAAAAAGTTTACAAGATTTCCCTTTATAGCATTTAGAATTGACTCTTTTTCAATTGTCCAAAGCTACTGGAACACATCACATTTGTTGACACTCCGGGAGTTCTATCTGGAGAAAAGCAACGCACACAACGAGCATATGATTTTACGGGTGTAACATCTTG is a window from the Glycine max cultivar Williams 82 chromosome 2, Glycine_max_v4.0, whole genome shotgun sequence genome containing:
- the LOC100804468 gene encoding EH domain-containing protein 1 is translated as MEFDPIPIGSCSKEHQMIYKEWFNYADSDSDGRITGSDATKFFAMSNLPREDLKQVWAIADSKRQGYLGFTEFIIAMQLVSLAQSGHSITPDLLTSDVDFTNGKPPSMEGLDVLLVKKKHKQKEVDANGSSQLQPSPSSNWFSSKSTKKVPLSSVTSIIDGLKRLYIQKLKPLEVTYRFNDFVSPLLTNSDFDAKPMVMLLGQYSTGKTTFIKHLLKSSYPGAHIGPEPTTDRFVVVMSGSDERSVPGNTVAVQADMPFSGLTTFGTAFLSKFVCSQMPHPLLEHITFVDTPGVLSGEKQRTQRAYDFTGVTSWFAAKCDLILLLFDPHKLDISDEFNRVISSLRGHDDKIRVVLNKADQVDTQQLMRVYGALMWSLGKVLKTPEVMRVYIGSFNDKPVNDAATGPLGKELFEKEQDDLLSDLKDVPKAACDRRINEFVKRARAAKIHAYIISHLKKEMPAMIGKAKAQQKLIDNLAAEFGKVQREFHLPPGDFPNVEFFRERLSGYNIDKFEKLKPKMTQAVDDMLAYDIPNLLKNFRNPYD